A window from Pseudomonas campi encodes these proteins:
- the oprI gene encoding outer membrane lipoprotei OprI has protein sequence MNNVLKFSALALAAVLATGCSSMSKETEARLTATEDAAARAQARADEAYRKADEALAAAQKAQQTADEANERALRMLEKASRK, from the coding sequence ATGAACAACGTTCTGAAATTCTCTGCTCTGGCCTTGGCAGCAGTTCTGGCTACCGGTTGCAGCAGCATGTCCAAAGAAACTGAAGCCCGTCTGACCGCTACTGAAGACGCCGCTGCTCGCGCTCAAGCTCGTGCTGACGAAGCCTACCGTAAGGCTGATGAAGCTCTGGCCGCTGCTCAGAAGGCTCAGCAGACTGCTGACGAAGCCAACGAGCGCGCTCTGCGCATGCTGGAAAAAGCTAGCCGCAAGTAA
- the cysB gene encoding HTH-type transcriptional regulator CysB, producing the protein MKLQQLRYIWEVAHHDLNVSATAQSLYTSQPGISKQIRLLEDELGVEVFARSGKHLTRVTPAGERIITTAGEILRKVESIKQIAQEFSNEKKGTLSIATTHTQARYALPPVISSFIKQYPEVALHMHQGTPMQIAEMAADGTVDFAIATEALELFGDLVMMPCYRWNRCVVVPQGHPLTKLPKLSLESLAEYPIVTYVFGFTGRSKLDEAFSHRGLTPKVVFTAADADVIKTYVRLGLGVGIVARMAVDAKLDSDLVVLDASDLFESSVTKIGFRRGTFLRGFMCDFIEKFAPHLTREVMAKAVQCHTKAELDELFDGVELPTY; encoded by the coding sequence ATGAAGCTCCAGCAATTGCGCTACATCTGGGAAGTGGCGCACCACGACCTCAACGTCTCCGCTACTGCGCAGAGCCTCTATACCTCGCAACCCGGTATCAGCAAGCAGATCCGCCTATTGGAAGACGAGCTGGGGGTGGAGGTCTTCGCCCGCAGTGGCAAGCACCTGACCCGGGTAACTCCAGCTGGCGAGCGGATCATCACCACCGCAGGGGAGATCCTGCGCAAGGTCGAGAGCATCAAGCAGATCGCTCAGGAGTTCTCCAACGAGAAGAAGGGCACCCTGTCCATCGCTACCACGCACACCCAGGCGCGCTATGCACTGCCGCCGGTGATCAGCAGCTTCATCAAGCAGTACCCGGAAGTCGCCCTGCACATGCATCAGGGTACGCCGATGCAGATTGCCGAAATGGCCGCCGATGGCACCGTCGATTTTGCCATCGCTACCGAGGCGCTGGAGCTGTTCGGCGACCTGGTGATGATGCCGTGCTACCGCTGGAACCGCTGCGTGGTCGTGCCTCAGGGCCACCCGCTGACCAAGCTGCCGAAGCTGTCACTGGAATCTTTGGCCGAGTACCCGATCGTCACCTATGTATTCGGCTTCACTGGTCGCTCCAAGCTGGATGAAGCGTTCAGCCACCGTGGCCTGACGCCCAAGGTGGTATTCACCGCGGCCGACGCTGACGTGATCAAGACCTACGTGCGTCTGGGGTTGGGCGTGGGCATCGTGGCGCGCATGGCGGTCGATGCCAAGCTCGACAGTGATCTGGTGGTGCTGGACGCCAGCGATCTGTTCGAATCCAGCGTGACCAAGATTGGCTTCCGTCGCGGCACCTTCTTGCGTGGTTTCATGTGTGACTTCATCGAGAAGTTCGCCCCGCACCTGACCCGCGAAGTGATGGCCAAGGCTGTGCAATGTCATACCAAAGCCGAGCTGGACGAGTTGTTCGACGGGGTCGAGCTGCCAACCTACTGA
- a CDS encoding arylesterase encodes MRAWWVSGAAALLLLAQVLWPQGAMAGSVLVVGDSISAAFGMDTRQGWVARLEKRLVEGGFPQRVINASISGDTSAGGLARLPTLLAQHQPELVIIELGGNDGLRGQAPAQLQQNLAAMIDRSRAAGAKVLLLGMNLPPNYGQRYTRAFAAVYGNLAAEKQVPLVPFFLDGVGGVAGMIQADGIHPTVSAQERLLDNVWPQLQPLL; translated from the coding sequence ATGCGTGCGTGGTGGGTGAGCGGTGCTGCTGCACTGCTGTTGTTGGCTCAGGTGTTGTGGCCCCAGGGCGCCATGGCCGGCAGCGTGCTGGTCGTGGGCGATAGTATCAGCGCTGCTTTTGGCATGGATACCCGTCAGGGCTGGGTTGCACGGCTGGAAAAACGCTTGGTCGAGGGTGGTTTCCCACAGCGGGTGATCAACGCTTCAATCAGCGGCGACACCAGTGCCGGCGGCCTCGCGCGCCTGCCCACGCTGCTTGCACAGCATCAGCCGGAGCTGGTGATAATCGAGCTGGGCGGCAATGATGGGCTGCGTGGACAGGCACCTGCGCAATTGCAACAGAATCTTGCTGCGATGATCGACCGCTCGCGCGCAGCTGGGGCCAAGGTGCTGCTGCTGGGCATGAACTTGCCGCCCAATTACGGACAGCGCTATACGCGTGCCTTTGCTGCGGTCTACGGCAATCTGGCAGCGGAGAAGCAGGTGCCGCTGGTACCGTTCTTCCTCGATGGCGTTGGCGGTGTGGCGGGAATGATCCAGGCCGATGGTATCCACCCGACCGTGAGCGCCCAGGAACGCCTGCTGGATAACGTCTGGCCGCAGTTGCAGCCCTTGCTCTGA
- a CDS encoding putative 2-dehydropantoate 2-reductase, whose product MQDRPRPRIGIIGTGAIGGFYGLMLARAGFDVHFLLRSEYAAVAEHGLQLNSAVHGRLHLQPVQAWPSAEQMPHCDWLLVGTKTTSNAELAPLIGRVAEPGAKVVLLQNGLAVEDQLRPLLPDSLHLFGGLCYICAHRSAPGVIEHQALGALSLGYHSGPSSSAEQRQAIVEEGAAMFRAAGLEATAMAELEQARWQKLVWNVPYNGLSVLLNAGTTRLMASADSRALIHAIMLEVVQGAAACGHVLPEGCADKLLAATERMPDYLPSMYHDFTLQRPLELEAIYAAPLAAAAATGCELPKTRMLYQALRFLDIH is encoded by the coding sequence ATGCAAGATCGACCACGCCCGCGCATTGGCATTATCGGTACCGGTGCCATTGGTGGTTTCTATGGTTTGATGCTGGCTCGGGCCGGTTTTGACGTGCATTTCCTCCTGCGCAGCGAGTATGCAGCGGTTGCCGAACATGGCCTGCAACTCAACAGTGCCGTGCATGGCCGGTTGCATCTGCAACCCGTGCAGGCCTGGCCCAGCGCGGAGCAAATGCCCCATTGCGATTGGCTGCTGGTAGGCACCAAGACCACCAGTAACGCCGAGCTGGCACCGCTGATTGGCAGGGTCGCAGAGCCGGGAGCCAAGGTTGTGCTGTTGCAGAACGGCCTGGCGGTGGAAGATCAGTTACGCCCGCTGCTGCCGGACTCCCTGCATCTGTTCGGCGGGCTCTGCTATATCTGCGCGCATCGCTCCGCGCCTGGGGTGATCGAACACCAGGCACTGGGGGCGCTGAGTCTGGGTTACCACTCGGGCCCGTCGAGCAGCGCTGAGCAACGCCAGGCGATTGTCGAGGAGGGCGCTGCGATGTTCCGCGCCGCCGGGCTGGAAGCAACGGCAATGGCCGAGCTGGAACAGGCCCGCTGGCAGAAGTTAGTGTGGAACGTGCCGTACAACGGCTTGTCCGTGCTGCTCAACGCGGGCACCACCCGCCTGATGGCGAGCGCCGATAGTCGCGCATTGATCCACGCCATCATGCTGGAAGTGGTGCAGGGCGCTGCCGCCTGCGGTCATGTATTGCCGGAAGGTTGTGCCGACAAGCTGCTGGCGGCCACCGAGCGCATGCCAGACTACCTGCCGAGCATGTACCACGACTTCACGCTGCAGCGCCCGCTGGAGCTTGAGGCCATTTACGCAGCACCGCTGGCCGCCGCTGCTGCAACCGGCTGTGAATTACCGAAAACCCGCATGCTCTACCAGGCATTGCGTTTTCTGGACATACATTGA
- a CDS encoding GNAT family N-acetyltransferase, with protein sequence MSEGLSIHHDLAGHQFEAVIDGHRAYLAYMDLGKQTLDIYRTFVPNPLRGRGIAAALTEQALEYAEHMGYTVIPSCSYVERYLERRQRHH encoded by the coding sequence ATGAGCGAAGGGTTGTCCATCCACCATGACCTGGCGGGTCACCAGTTTGAGGCCGTCATCGATGGCCATCGGGCGTACCTGGCCTATATGGATCTGGGCAAGCAGACCCTGGATATCTACCGTACCTTCGTGCCCAATCCATTGCGCGGCCGCGGCATCGCCGCGGCACTGACCGAGCAGGCGCTGGAGTACGCGGAGCACATGGGCTACACGGTCATTCCGTCCTGTTCTTACGTGGAGCGCTATCTGGAGCGACGTCAGCGCCATCACTGA
- a CDS encoding 5'-nucleotidase, producing MSKGLGDKLVLAISSRALFDLSDSHRIYESEGVAAYRQYQIDHEEEILSPGDAFPLVEKLLSLNTSLGQARVEVILVSRNSADTGLRVFNSIQHYGLGISRAAFVGGRSPYPYLAAFGCHLFLSTHVEDVRSALDAGFAAATILSGGARRAASNELRIAFDGDAVLFSDESERVYQQGGLTAFQDHEKASARELLGGGPFKPFLAALNRLQREFAEEQCPIRTALVTARSAPAHERVIRTLREWDIRLDESLFLGGLEKAAFLEAFAADVFFDDQAGHCEKAREVVATGHVPHGVSNEIQL from the coding sequence ATGAGCAAGGGACTGGGTGACAAGCTGGTGTTGGCGATTTCCTCGCGAGCACTGTTCGACCTGAGTGACAGCCATCGCATCTACGAGAGCGAAGGGGTCGCCGCCTACCGCCAGTACCAGATCGACCACGAGGAGGAGATTCTCAGCCCTGGCGACGCTTTCCCCCTGGTGGAGAAGCTGCTCAGCCTCAACACCAGCCTGGGGCAGGCCAGGGTCGAGGTCATCCTGGTATCACGCAACAGTGCCGATACCGGCCTGCGCGTGTTCAACTCGATTCAGCACTACGGTCTGGGCATTTCCCGCGCCGCCTTCGTCGGCGGCCGCAGCCCTTACCCCTATCTGGCTGCATTCGGCTGCCACCTGTTTCTCTCCACCCATGTCGAGGATGTGCGCAGCGCCCTGGATGCGGGCTTTGCCGCCGCCACCATTCTTTCCGGTGGGGCGCGGCGGGCGGCCAGCAACGAGCTGCGCATCGCCTTCGACGGTGATGCCGTGCTGTTTTCCGATGAGTCCGAGCGGGTTTATCAGCAGGGCGGCCTGACCGCGTTTCAGGACCATGAGAAGGCTTCCGCCCGTGAGCTGCTGGGTGGCGGACCGTTCAAGCCGTTCCTGGCGGCCCTGAACCGCTTGCAACGCGAGTTTGCCGAAGAACAGTGCCCGATTCGTACCGCGCTGGTTACTGCGCGCTCGGCACCAGCACACGAGCGGGTCATCCGCACCCTGCGCGAGTGGGATATTCGCCTGGACGAGTCGCTGTTTCTCGGGGGGCTGGAAAAAGCGGCGTTTCTTGAAGCCTTCGCCGCTGACGTGTTTTTCGATGATCAGGCCGGGCACTGTGAGAAAGCCCGTGAAGTGGTGGCCACCGGTCATGTACCGCATGGGGTGAGTAACGAAATACAGCTCTGA
- a CDS encoding PilZ domain-containing protein, whose protein sequence is MRHFLRHPSDMPVELVQRKHAFLPRQRLNNISLGGVACNSNKGFRKGTAVELRIPLLGEQARYPGVVAWCRKQAEDYLVGIAFIDEDTLFRARMVEQVCQIEHYRHQRERELGEDLPVEVVAREWIALHAAEFSGASLN, encoded by the coding sequence ATGCGTCATTTCTTGCGTCACCCCAGCGACATGCCAGTCGAACTGGTTCAACGCAAACACGCCTTCCTGCCGAGACAAAGGCTGAACAATATCAGCCTCGGGGGCGTGGCGTGCAATTCCAACAAAGGCTTTCGCAAGGGCACGGCAGTCGAGCTGCGCATTCCCTTGCTGGGCGAGCAGGCGCGTTATCCGGGCGTTGTGGCCTGGTGCCGCAAGCAGGCTGAGGATTACCTGGTCGGCATTGCCTTTATCGATGAAGACACCCTGTTCCGCGCGCGCATGGTCGAGCAGGTCTGCCAGATCGAGCACTACCGTCATCAGCGCGAACGCGAACTCGGCGAGGATCTGCCCGTTGAGGTAGTGGCTCGCGAGTGGATTGCCCTGCATGCGGCAGAGTTCTCCGGAGCCAGCTTGAACTAG
- a CDS encoding universal stress protein produces the protein MIRSILYATDLGLYAPYVLQHALNLSRALKAELYVVHAVEPMGLFAESVLQTYLDEKTLQELRSKGLGNVMASIEQRVLEGFRDELGDAQHDIELIRNVRVAQGDSSQVILEEARKLAVDLLVVGSHSHGATQETPLGRTAARVLQLSEIPVYLVPMLQHRG, from the coding sequence ATGATCAGATCCATCCTATATGCCACCGATCTCGGCCTGTACGCTCCTTATGTGCTGCAGCATGCGCTGAATCTGTCCCGCGCCCTCAAGGCCGAACTCTATGTGGTGCATGCGGTCGAGCCCATGGGGCTGTTCGCCGAGTCCGTGCTGCAAACCTACCTGGATGAGAAGACTTTGCAGGAACTGCGCAGTAAAGGGCTGGGCAATGTCATGGCGAGTATCGAGCAGCGGGTGCTAGAGGGGTTTCGCGATGAGTTGGGCGATGCGCAGCATGACATCGAGTTGATCCGTAATGTGCGGGTGGCTCAAGGCGACTCTTCACAGGTGATTCTGGAGGAGGCGCGGAAACTCGCCGTCGATCTGCTGGTCGTAGGCAGTCACAGCCATGGCGCGACTCAGGAGACCCCGTTGGGGCGCACAGCGGCCCGTGTCCTGCAGCTCTCCGAGATACCTGTCTACCTGGTGCCGATGCTGCAGCATCGTGGTTGA
- a CDS encoding 3-deoxy-7-phosphoheptulonate synthase, which yields MADLPIDDLNVASNETLITPAQLKREIPLTAAAQRTVAHGREVVRNILDGTDHRLFVVVGPCSIHDIKAAHEYAERLKVLAAEVSDSLFLIMRVYFEKPRTTVGWKGLINDPYLDDSFKIQDGLHIGRQLLRDLAEMGLPTATEALDPISPQYLQDLISWSAIGARTTESQTHREMASGLSSAVGFKNGTDGGLTVAINALQSVSSPHRFLGINQEGGVSIVTTKGNAYGHVVLRGGNGKPNYDSVSVAICEQELAKAKIRPNVMVDCSHANSNKDPALQPLVMENVANQILEGNNSIVGLMVESHLGWGSQSIPKDLCDLKYGVSITDACIDWDATEKTLRSMHAKLKDVLPKRQRS from the coding sequence ATGGCTGATTTACCGATCGACGATCTTAACGTTGCCTCCAACGAAACCCTGATCACCCCGGCGCAGCTCAAGCGCGAAATCCCTCTCACCGCCGCCGCCCAACGCACCGTCGCCCATGGCCGCGAAGTGGTACGCAATATTCTCGATGGCACGGACCACCGCCTGTTCGTGGTCGTGGGCCCCTGCTCCATCCATGACATCAAGGCGGCCCACGAATACGCCGAGCGTCTCAAGGTGCTGGCTGCAGAAGTGTCCGACAGCCTGTTCCTGATCATGCGCGTGTATTTCGAGAAGCCGCGTACCACGGTCGGCTGGAAAGGCCTGATCAACGATCCGTACCTGGACGATTCGTTCAAGATTCAGGACGGCCTGCATATCGGTCGCCAGCTGCTGCGCGACCTGGCCGAGATGGGCCTGCCGACCGCCACCGAAGCCCTCGATCCGATCTCCCCGCAGTACCTGCAGGACCTGATCAGCTGGTCGGCCATCGGCGCGCGCACCACCGAATCGCAGACCCACCGCGAGATGGCCTCCGGCCTGTCCTCCGCGGTCGGCTTCAAGAATGGCACCGATGGCGGCCTGACGGTGGCGATCAACGCCCTGCAGTCCGTTTCCAGCCCGCATCGCTTCCTCGGCATCAACCAGGAAGGTGGCGTCTCGATCGTCACCACCAAGGGCAACGCCTACGGTCACGTGGTGCTGCGCGGCGGTAACGGCAAGCCGAACTATGACTCGGTGAGCGTGGCTATCTGCGAGCAGGAACTGGCCAAGGCCAAGATCCGCCCGAACGTCATGGTCGACTGCAGCCATGCCAATTCCAACAAGGACCCGGCTCTGCAGCCGCTGGTCATGGAGAACGTGGCCAACCAGATCCTCGAAGGCAACAACTCCATCGTCGGCCTGATGGTGGAAAGTCATCTGGGCTGGGGCAGCCAGTCGATCCCCAAAGACCTCTGCGACCTCAAGTACGGTGTATCCATTACCGATGCCTGCATCGACTGGGACGCCACCGAGAAGACCTTGCGCAGCATGCATGCCAAGCTCAAGGACGTCCTGCCCAAGCGCCAGCGCAGCTGA
- the thrH gene encoding bifunctional phosphoserine phosphatase/homoserine phosphotransferase ThrH yields the protein MEIACLDLEGVLVPEIWIAFAEKTGIDALKATTRDIPDYDVLMKQRLRILDEHGLKLADIQEVIATLKPLEGAVEFVDWLRERFQVVILSDTFYEFSQPLMRQLGFPALLCHKLITDETDRVVGYQLRQKDPKRQSVIAFKSLYYRVIAAGDSYNDTTMLSEAHAGILFHAPDNVIREFPQFPAVHTYDDLKREFLKASERDLSL from the coding sequence GTGGAAATTGCCTGTCTCGACCTCGAAGGCGTTCTGGTCCCGGAAATCTGGATCGCTTTCGCCGAAAAAACCGGCATTGACGCCCTCAAGGCGACCACCCGGGATATTCCTGACTACGACGTGCTGATGAAGCAGCGCCTGCGCATCCTCGACGAGCATGGGCTTAAGCTCGCCGATATCCAGGAAGTGATCGCCACCCTCAAGCCGCTGGAAGGCGCCGTGGAGTTCGTCGACTGGCTGCGCGAGCGCTTCCAGGTGGTGATCCTCTCGGACACCTTCTACGAGTTCTCCCAGCCGCTGATGCGCCAGCTGGGCTTCCCGGCGCTGCTGTGCCACAAGCTGATCACCGACGAAACCGATCGCGTAGTGGGTTACCAACTGCGCCAGAAAGATCCCAAGCGCCAGTCGGTCATCGCCTTCAAGAGCCTGTACTACCGCGTGATCGCCGCCGGCGACTCGTACAACGACACCACCATGCTCAGCGAAGCCCATGCCGGCATCCTGTTCCATGCCCCGGACAACGTGATCCGCGAGTTCCCGCAGTTCCCGGCGGTGCACACCTATGACGACCTCAAGCGCGAGTTCCTCAAGGCGTCTGAGCGTGATCTGAGCCTGTAA
- a CDS encoding L,D-transpeptidase family protein, with product MLSRVPAVARNLTLASFCVAGPVAALELPLPAPGDDIVGQVQVVKAKYEDTFADLGAANDLGYLEMVVANPGVDPWLPGAGAEVVLPTRFILPPGPREGIVINLAEYRMYYFPKGQNVVHTFPLGIGREGWGSPIAKTTITAKTPNPGWTPPASIRAEHAADGDPLPAYVPPGPNNPLGPFKFTLGTPGYLIHGSNKKFGIGMRVSHGCFRMLNHNVLELAKMAPVGTSVRIVNEPYKFGMSNGKVYLEAHAPLDDHGVPSVVDKHTAVINALLKRDEVAGQMRLDWEVVREVVAAEDGMPIEIAVPQQGQGSLADNAAQVQF from the coding sequence ATGTTGTCGCGCGTTCCTGCCGTCGCCCGTAACCTGACTCTCGCCAGTTTTTGCGTGGCGGGCCCCGTAGCAGCCCTTGAACTGCCGCTTCCTGCTCCGGGCGATGACATCGTCGGCCAGGTGCAGGTAGTCAAAGCCAAGTACGAAGACACCTTCGCGGATCTGGGCGCGGCCAATGATCTGGGCTACCTGGAAATGGTCGTGGCCAACCCGGGCGTTGATCCCTGGCTGCCGGGCGCGGGCGCCGAGGTCGTGTTGCCGACCCGCTTCATCCTGCCGCCAGGTCCGCGCGAGGGCATCGTGATCAACCTGGCCGAGTACCGCATGTATTACTTCCCTAAGGGGCAGAATGTGGTGCACACCTTCCCGCTGGGAATTGGCCGGGAAGGCTGGGGGTCGCCCATTGCGAAAACCACCATCACCGCCAAAACACCCAATCCAGGCTGGACGCCGCCAGCATCTATCCGCGCCGAGCACGCAGCCGATGGTGATCCGCTGCCAGCCTATGTGCCGCCAGGCCCGAACAACCCGCTGGGTCCGTTCAAGTTCACCCTGGGTACTCCGGGCTACCTGATCCATGGTTCCAACAAGAAGTTCGGCATTGGCATGCGCGTCAGTCACGGCTGCTTCCGCATGCTCAACCACAACGTGCTGGAGCTGGCCAAGATGGCGCCGGTGGGCACCTCGGTGCGCATTGTCAACGAGCCGTACAAGTTCGGCATGAGCAATGGCAAGGTCTACCTGGAGGCTCACGCGCCACTGGATGATCATGGCGTGCCTTCGGTAGTGGACAAGCACACGGCGGTGATCAATGCGCTGCTCAAGCGCGACGAGGTTGCCGGGCAGATGCGTCTGGATTGGGAAGTGGTGCGCGAGGTGGTGGCTGCCGAAGACGGCATGCCTATCGAGATCGCCGTGCCTCAGCAGGGGCAGGGTTCGCTGGCGGACAATGCTGCGCAGGTTCAGTTCTGA
- a CDS encoding phosphoadenylyl-sulfate reductase, whose translation MSQAFNVAELATAYANKSPQDILKLAFEHFGDELWISFSGAEDVVLVDMAWKLNKKVKVFSLDTGRLHPETYRFIEHVREHYGIAIEVLSPDATRLEALVREKGLFSFYKDGHGECCGIRKIEPLKRKLAGVKAWATGQRRDQSPGTRSQVAAMELDGAFSTADKPLYKFNPLAQMSSEEVWAYIRMLELPYNSLHERGYTSIGCEPCTRPVLPNQHEREGRWWWEEETQKECGLHAGNVIARA comes from the coding sequence ATGAGCCAAGCCTTCAACGTTGCCGAACTGGCAACGGCCTATGCCAACAAATCGCCCCAGGACATTCTCAAACTGGCCTTCGAGCACTTCGGTGACGAGCTGTGGATCTCCTTCAGCGGTGCCGAGGACGTGGTGCTGGTCGACATGGCCTGGAAGCTCAACAAAAAGGTCAAGGTATTCAGTCTGGATACCGGCCGCCTGCACCCGGAAACCTACCGTTTTATCGAGCATGTACGCGAGCACTATGGCATCGCCATCGAAGTACTGAGCCCGGATGCCACCCGCCTCGAAGCCCTGGTGCGCGAGAAAGGCCTGTTCAGCTTCTACAAGGACGGTCATGGCGAATGCTGTGGCATCCGCAAGATCGAACCGCTCAAGCGCAAGCTGGCCGGCGTCAAGGCTTGGGCCACCGGCCAGCGCCGCGACCAGAGCCCCGGCACCCGCAGCCAGGTCGCCGCAATGGAACTGGATGGCGCCTTTTCCACGGCCGACAAACCGCTGTACAAGTTCAACCCGCTGGCGCAGATGAGCAGCGAGGAAGTCTGGGCCTATATCCGCATGCTCGAGCTGCCCTACAACAGCCTGCACGAGCGCGGCTATACCAGCATCGGCTGCGAGCCCTGCACCCGCCCAGTCCTGCCCAACCAGCACGAGCGCGAAGGCCGCTGGTGGTGGGAAGAGGAAACCCAGAAGGAATGCGGCCTGCATGCCGGCAATGTGATTGCCAGAGCCTGA
- the pabB gene encoding aminodeoxychorismate synthase component I, translated as MHSCLVHALPYLADPADYFALVRQAPGAVLLDAGRPQAERGRFDLLSAWPLQTFVPNPNEPAAAFFQHLRKSLDQLGRAEAPANIELPFTGGLIGYLAYDFGRRIEQLPEQARDDLLLPDARFGLYGWALISDHQKRTSQLVFHPQLEAAERTRLIALFSQLAPVAAASFKLLEAFRGDLDAEQYRQAIERIQAYIQAGDCYQVNFAQRFQAPCAGDPWTAYQALRTACPTPFAGFQSLPDGGAILSLSPERYLQVSQGRVETRPIKGTRPRGATPAADAAEAQLLLDSLKDRAENLMIVDLLRNDLGRSCRIGSVRVPELFALESYPNVHHLVSAVTGELAAGKDALDLIAGSFPGGSITGAPKIRAMQIIDELEPTRRTLYCGSLLYLDVRGELDSSIAIRSLLVKDGQISCWGGGGIVADSQWQAEYQESITKVKVLLQTLEQLSGL; from the coding sequence ATGCACAGCTGCCTCGTTCACGCCCTGCCCTACCTGGCCGATCCGGCCGATTACTTTGCCTTGGTGCGCCAGGCTCCCGGCGCCGTGCTGCTGGATGCCGGCCGGCCGCAGGCCGAACGCGGACGTTTCGACCTTCTCAGCGCCTGGCCACTGCAGACGTTCGTACCCAACCCCAATGAACCGGCTGCGGCGTTCTTTCAGCACCTGCGCAAGAGTCTCGATCAGTTGGGGCGCGCCGAGGCACCGGCAAATATCGAACTGCCTTTCACAGGCGGCCTGATCGGCTATCTGGCCTATGATTTCGGCCGCCGCATCGAGCAATTGCCAGAACAGGCCAGAGATGACCTGCTGCTGCCGGATGCGCGCTTTGGCCTGTATGGCTGGGCGCTGATCAGCGACCACCAGAAGCGTACCAGCCAGCTGGTGTTCCACCCGCAACTGGAGGCCGCCGAGCGTACACGACTGATCGCGCTGTTCAGTCAGCTAGCGCCTGTCGCAGCCGCCAGCTTCAAGCTGCTGGAGGCCTTTCGAGGCGACCTTGATGCCGAGCAGTACCGTCAGGCGATCGAGCGCATCCAGGCCTATATCCAGGCCGGCGACTGCTACCAGGTGAACTTCGCCCAACGCTTCCAGGCGCCTTGTGCAGGCGATCCGTGGACCGCCTACCAGGCTCTGCGTACCGCCTGCCCCACTCCGTTCGCAGGATTCCAGAGCCTGCCCGATGGCGGCGCCATTCTCAGCCTTTCGCCGGAGCGTTACCTGCAGGTCAGTCAGGGTCGGGTGGAAACCCGGCCGATCAAGGGCACCCGTCCACGCGGTGCTACGCCAGCCGCCGATGCTGCCGAAGCGCAGCTGCTGCTGGATAGCCTAAAAGATCGCGCCGAAAACCTGATGATCGTCGATCTGCTGCGCAACGACCTCGGCCGCAGCTGCCGCATCGGCTCAGTGCGCGTACCCGAGCTGTTCGCCCTGGAGAGTTACCCCAACGTGCATCACCTGGTCAGCGCGGTTACCGGTGAGCTGGCTGCGGGCAAGGACGCACTGGATCTGATTGCCGGCAGCTTCCCCGGTGGCTCGATCACCGGCGCGCCGAAGATTCGCGCCATGCAGATCATTGACGAACTGGAGCCGACCCGCCGCACCCTGTACTGCGGCTCCCTGCTCTATCTGGATGTACGCGGCGAGCTGGACAGCTCCATCGCCATTCGCAGCCTGCTGGTCAAGGACGGTCAGATCAGCTGCTGGGGCGGCGGTGGCATAGTCGCCGACTCGCAGTGGCAGGCCGAGTACCAGGAGTCGATCACCAAGGTGAAAGTGCTGCTACAGACCCTCGAGCAACTCTCCGGCCTTTAG
- a CDS encoding thioredoxin family protein, protein MNSIVPSLELTDFDAEQRLLQLSGTSLLIFTSIGCASCRWARRELPGLPLAVEQLCWIDAGNNGGLVERYEVFQLPSVFLIRDGQFFGTLHCRLSAAGLNAAIAQALQLESEELP, encoded by the coding sequence ATGAACAGTATAGTGCCCAGTCTGGAGTTGACCGATTTCGATGCCGAGCAGCGTCTGTTGCAACTGAGCGGCACGTCCTTGCTCATATTCACCAGCATAGGTTGTGCCAGTTGTCGTTGGGCGCGCCGCGAGCTGCCTGGCTTGCCATTGGCTGTCGAGCAGCTGTGCTGGATCGATGCCGGGAATAATGGTGGCCTGGTCGAGCGCTATGAGGTTTTCCAGCTTCCCAGCGTGTTTCTGATTCGCGATGGGCAGTTTTTTGGCACATTGCACTGCCGCTTGAGCGCCGCCGGGTTGAATGCTGCCATCGCGCAGGCCCTGCAGCTGGAGTCCGAGGAGTTACCTTGA